One genomic window of Leptospira paudalimensis includes the following:
- the leuD gene encoding 3-isopropylmalate dehydratase small subunit has product MKANHWTKHTGVVVSIPREDIDTDQILPKQFMKLINKKGFGTHLFHDWRYLDFEGKALNPEFILNQEGFMNASVLIAGKNFGCGSSREHAPWALADFGFRVIIAPSFADIFSINAAKNGIALVRLQEREIHSLLEWVSNQGIAQIQIDLETFEVKAGEHNFPFQLDSASVNRIRNGWDDIDITLKHANEILEFETTQRKERSFLEVCW; this is encoded by the coding sequence ATGAAGGCAAATCATTGGACAAAACATACGGGAGTTGTTGTCTCCATTCCAAGAGAGGACATTGATACCGATCAAATCCTACCCAAACAATTTATGAAGTTAATCAATAAAAAGGGTTTTGGTACCCATTTATTCCATGATTGGCGGTATTTAGATTTTGAAGGAAAGGCATTGAATCCAGAATTCATATTGAACCAAGAGGGATTTATGAATGCGAGTGTTCTCATTGCTGGAAAAAATTTTGGCTGTGGTTCGAGTCGGGAACATGCACCTTGGGCACTTGCTGATTTTGGATTCCGTGTGATCATCGCTCCTTCTTTTGCAGACATATTTTCAATCAATGCTGCTAAGAATGGAATCGCTCTCGTTCGTTTACAAGAAAGAGAAATCCATTCTTTATTGGAATGGGTTTCCAATCAAGGAATCGCACAAATCCAAATCGATCTAGAAACGTTTGAGGTGAAAGCTGGGGAACATAACTTTCCATTCCAATTGGATTCTGCTTCCGTGAATCGGATCCGCAATGGTTGGGACGACATTGATATCACTTTGAAACACGCAAATGAGATTTTGGAATTCGAAACAACACAGAGGAAAGAACGATCGTTTTTAGAAGTCTGTTGGTGA